A stretch of DNA from Ranitomeya variabilis isolate aRanVar5 chromosome 1, aRanVar5.hap1, whole genome shotgun sequence:
cCTATGCGTGCCGCTCCCCCCTCTTTGTTGTTGCCAACCCAAAGTGGGGTGCCACAGGTttcggtagtcggccctggaagccctgATGTCATAGATGTTCTAATTCTTGGAGAGCCAACAGAAGGGCgaaactctgtaatttgcaccctcATGTGTATTTACTGGGACTGCTCTATATATTATTGCCTGTTGTTGGTTCAATGAAGTATTTTAACAATTTTAACCTCACCCTGTGCTGTCTGTGTAGTATTCTGCCCAAGGGGAAGGAGTGTGGGCATTCACTGGGATGAGCCTTGATTGATGAGGTATTTTTAAAGACCGCCAGGCCAGTGTTCAAGCGCACCCACTGAACCCCGTGTCTCTGCACTGGATAATTGTTGTTATGAATTAGACCTGAACACAAATACTGGTTCTAATAGTGTAGAATTTTGCTACTATCCCCAAGATGTCCTGGTCTTAAAAAAAATCTTTCTATGACTATTTTGAATATTTcaataaaagtttttttatttaCACTGGAAAATAAGTGCTGGATTTTAAATAACTTTCCCATTCATTTCTTCCCAACTTACCATAGATCTCACCAAGCATTGAGATGTGAGCTGAAAGCAGAATTTTTTTCTAGAAAGGAATGGCATTCATGGGTGTTGTCTACGAAGAAAGTCTCTCCTAAAGCCCATGCACATAAGAGCCGGCCTACAATCTGCCAGGTcacatgctgaaaaatatgaagactccTGGGACTCTGCAGTCATGAGACCAAAATAAATGTTTTTGGAACATATTACTTCAAAATCGTATGACATTGTAAAGGTGATGAATACAATGAAAATGCATGGTTCCTACAGAGAAACCTGGTGGTGGCAGTgaccttatgtggggctgcatgtgcGGGGCTAGTGTTGTGGAGCTACATTTCAATGATAGTATCATTGTCGCGCATACATTTCTCAGTGCACCTACAAGAGTTAATGTATCTGCTCTTAATCAATCCAACTCTCAATCTCTGTTTTAATCTATAAAATAAGGGTAAATCACACCCCAATACATTCAGCACACCCGGATTTCTTaaaacgctgccaccactcatcaaaaACACGATGAGTCCCCAACATATGTTGATTCCAGACAATTAAAAGGTCACATACTCTTTGAAGGGCTATGGTTCTTTTAGGGCATACAAggatcaaacttattaaagattttaaTCTTTAATATAAATTATACAGGGCTTAcgataaatatataaaaaagggcaaaaaaatAACACAAATATGCAGTCTACAGTTATCCTGttttccttgagggaaggagaagCGCATTATGGAGCACATCAGCCCTTTCATGTGAAAACCTTCTCTTTGTGTCACCCAGCTTTTTATAGTCCTGACCATAGGCTCATATTTCCAGGATGACCTGGACTGGTCCTTTTAAAAGACGCTGTTTATAAATGGATGACGGGTTACGTTGTGACATTTCAAATATCCTGTGTCTACTCACTCCCCTCTATACAGTAAACAGGAAATATTCTGCCTCTGGTGGAGGGGATAAGGTTCCAGCTTTGACAGCTTCAACAAAAGCACCTTTGTGTTTGCAATACTGgtatgtcatgattcccaatggcagggaaacatcagaacacaaaaataacggacgagctctgggtgatggaatctcgagctgaccatgagctaaatctaccacacaactaatagtagccagggagcatacctacgacttcctaaatgccacgcgccagccggaggactaactacgcctggtagaggaaggaacagacctggcttacctctagggaaataccccaaaagatgatagcagccccccacatgtaataacggtgagttaagaggaaaagacatacacagtatgaaagtagatttagcaaagagaggtccacttactagatagcagaaagatacaaaagaggacttcacggtcaactgaaaaccctttcaaaaaaccatcctgaaattactttaagactcctgtgtcaactcatgacacaggagtggcaatttcagcccgcaagagcttccagctacagagaataacaaaaactgcaaactggacaaaagatacaaaacaaaaggacaaagtccacttagctgatcagcagactagtagcaggaacatgcaaccgaaggctctggttacaatgatgaccggcaaggaaatgactggagagcaaggctaaataggaaactcccaaacactgatgggagcaggtgaactgagacagcaaagcacacacaagtcaccagtaccaccagcaaccaccaggggagcccaaaaagcggattcacaacactggTATATCCAGTTTCACCCTTTtgtcaactaaaggtaccttcacactaaacgatttaccaacgatcacgaccagcgatacgacctggccgtgatcgttggtaagtcgttgtgtggtcgctggggagctgtcacacagacagctctctccagcgaccaacgatcaggggaacgacttcggcatcgttgaaactgtcttcaacgatgccgaagtccccctgcagcacccgggtaaccagggtaaacatcgggttaccaagtgcagggccgcgcttagtaacccgatatttaccctggttaccattgtaaaagtaaaaaaaaacaacaaaacactacatactcacattctgatgtctgtcacgtcccccgccggcgtccatagggttaaaactgctttcggcaggagcgctgctaatgccgcgctgccgagagcttccctgcactgaatgtgtcagcgccggcagtaacagcggtgacgtcaccgctgtgctctgctttacggccggcgctgacacagtcagtgcaggaagctctcggcagcagcgcagcattagcagcgctcctgccgaaagcagttttaaccctgtggacgccggggggcgtgacagacatcagaatgtgagtatgtactgtttttttttacttttaaaatggtaaccagggtaaatatcgggttactaagcacggccctgtgcttagtaacccgatatttaccctggttacaagtgaacacgtcgctggatcggcgtcacacaagccgatccagcgatgacagcgggtgatcagcgacaaaataaagttctggacttctatctCCGACCAGCCATAtcccagcgggatccagatcgctgctgcgtgtcaaacacaacgagatcgctatccaggacgctgcaacgtcacggatcattgtcgtcctcgttgcaaagttgctgagtgtgaaggtaccttaaatgtaaCTCTACTGCTGTTATGCTTTTCCCTTATTgattatatatttccttcacaatcatgaattcacagatacaATGCTCTATCAAGAAAAGGTGCATCCATCACTCCGTACTCTTGGTAGACCAGCACTttccaatatgacaatgatccaaaacacacatctaagaccaatgttgcatttctgcagaacagggtgaaagtgattcagtggccaagtgtcttCTGAACTTAACCCAACCAACCACCAATggtgaattctgaagagacaagttgtcatcactctccatccagcatccaggttcCAAAAGACCTTGATCTtgaaaaaagatagatgttgcttAATGTCACAGTACGTGCGTAGCAGACTTGGTGCTGTACTTAAAAATCATGGAAGCCACAGAAAATACTAAGTGTAATAGTTTTTGATGTTAGGTGTACTCATTTTTACATCTAAGTtgggtaaaactgaagattttgtaattaaAGTTAAAGTATATTAATAACCTTACATCCATATTGTTAttggttaaaaaatgttctatgaaactttgtgttagcaaaattttggaaattgttctggtGTTCAGTAACATTAATTCAAATTTTACTTATCAAAGTACACTACGCATTTATGCTAAGCACTGTTTATTAAATGTTATAAAACACAGTGAACATAATTACAGTTTCTTTCGTGAatgaattctctcatgtatagcaagatttgatttatttacaaaacatttcccacataatgAACATGAATAACGCGTCGCTCCAgtatgaattctctcatgtgcaacAAGACTTGATTTATATATAAAAGATTTGCCACATTCTGGACAcgcatatggcttctctcctgtgtgaattctctcatgtctcaCAAGACTTGATTTATCTATAAAGCATTTCTCACATTGTGAACataaatacggcttctctcctgtgtgaattctctgatgtttacgaAGTTGTGAGTTATctgtaaagcattttccacattgtaaacatgaaaatggtttctccccggtgtgaattctttgatgtctaacaagatgtgacTTATTTCTAAAAcatatcccacattctgaacatgaatatggattctcacctgtatgaattctctgatgtctaataagattccctttaactgtaaagaacttcccacattgtgaacatgaatatggcttttctcctgtgtggattctctgatgtTTACAAAGTTGTGATTTATTAGAAAAGCACCTTCCACATTggaaacatgaaaatggtttctcccctgtgtgaattctttgatgtataTCAAGATCGGATTTATTTtcgaaacatttctcacattctgaacatgaaaatggcttctctcctgtatgaattctctgatgtttaataagactccctttatctgtgaaggactttacacattctggacatgaatatggcctgtctcctgtgtgacttctctgatgtaaaACAAAATTAGCTTTttgtataaaacatttcccacatagtgaacatgaataaggcttctctccagtgtgaagtTTCTCATGTGTAGCAAGACTAGATTTatttctaaaacatttcccacattctgaacatgaataaggattctctcctgtgtgaattctctgatgtctaataagactcCCTTTATCTTTGAAAGCCTTCCCACAgtccaaacatgaaaatggcttttctcctgtgtgaattctctcatgtatagcAAATTTTGATTtaattgtaaaacatttcccacattccgaacaagaGTATGATTTCTCTCCATTGTGCTTTCTTTGTGCTAAAAATTCTGAGCTTTTAGTAAGTTGCTTGTCACACTGAAATCTTGTATCCACTTTGTCACCTGGAATTGTGGTAACAATACGAGATTGCTCAGGAGAGGGATCCTCATGATTAGGAGAATTATAAGAAAGTGAAGCACTGTGAAGTCCAGGAGGTCCATGAAGGGTAATGAATTTTTCTCCATTAGAGTGCTTCCTGATATCCTCTTTTTTACAATTTAGTAATAAACAGTTATTCTCACAAAGATTTCCTATAAGGATGAAAGATAGATTGGATGTGAATTTTTTTCTACAACACAAAAGGGATTTCTAAAATTTATTTTATGGAGCTCACAATGAAGACCCTCATCAGTGAAAGTAAAAAGGAAGACAACTACATGCCATAACATTAAGACAATGACGGGTAAAGTGAAGAACACTTATAAACTGGTGACATTGGCACAAGTCAGGGGTGGCAGAGATTAGACAACAAATAGACAGTTCTTAAATGGAACCTACCATCAGGATTTACCCCCTTAATGATCTCACTTGcgtatatactcctatataattatatatactcatgtatactcatatatccacagctaatatatacactataatcaattgcttaaaatggctgacataaactgataaaaGCTAGACAGACTGGGGATTTCCAGCCATaaagcggaacagcaccagatgtactaaatggtgatcagatgtctcaactttatcctagatgcagaaagatgcagacagctacattttagttgcttaatcagccttcatatgtgcattaatcacaatattccatatatatttagataaccaataacagaggagctagataatatggtaattaactaaccacctcctttctatatgcaattataaaaccatgtatgtacaataaaccgtCAGTAatggtggaatgttattgtcacaacagtgcacagtgtcattcttgagagcgctcaaaatactgagtcttattgggaacggccgcagcacacacagggatagatttatccaaaccaaattaccATAACAGTATCATGTCCCCAGTTTGCCTAAGGGCATGATAAGAAACCTTAGAAGACTGAAATACCACTCAAGGCACATTGAGagggtacagtggcttgcaaaagtattcacctcacTTGGtaattttcatgttttgctacctcacaacctggaatttcactgtttttattTAGGGTTTGGTTAGCTAATGTACaggacatgcctacaactgtgcacatttggttttctttttattgtgaagaaaaCAACAGACAAAATagttgaaaacttcagtgtgcataactattcactcccctaaattcagtactttgtagagcatcattttgtagcaattacagctgcaagttgcattGGATAAGTTTCTATGAGCTTTCGACATCTTGCCACTGGGCTTTTTGCCCATTCCTTAAGACAAAGTTGCtcaagctccttcaagttagatggtttcatcTGGTGAACAGAGATCTTCAAGTATAACCATagattctcaattgaattaagGTCTGAGTTTTGACTCGGCCACTCAAAAAcaattacacatttccccttacacCACTCGCGTGTTTCtttagcagtatgttttgggtcactgtcttgttgaaaggtgacccTCCatgccagtctcaaatcactgacagccaaataggttttgctcaagaatatccctgtatttcgcaccattcaTTTTCCCTTCAACTCGGACCAGTTTAGCTGTCCCTGCTGCCaataaacatccccacagcatgatgctgctaccatgtttcactgtgggtatggtgttctcggggtgatgagctgtgttggtttggcgcccgaCATAGATTACCtacgtggccaaaaagttcaattttggcctcatctgaccacagcaccttcctacatttgaggagtctcccacatgtcttttcccaaactcaaaacgagccttacaaattttgtaagtaaaggctttttttctgctaaTATTTCCAAAAAAGCCACCTCTACAGAGTGTACGGTTTATTGTGGTTGCAtgtacagatactccagtctctgattgggaactctgcagctccttcagggttacctttggtctctgctgcctctctgattaatgccctccttgcccaagctgagagttttggtggcggCCCTCTctctggcaggtttgttgtggtaccatgttctttataTTTGATGATAATAGCTATGATGGTGCTCTGGGAGATCaagagagattgggattttttattttaaccccagtcccacaagctcgctgccttgggataACCCTGGACTCTGATCATTCATTCATAGCACATATCCAATCTCTTTTCACTTCCTGCTaactacaactcaaaaatatttcccggaaccTTACATTACTTAAATCAAGAAACTGCAgaaaccctagtccatgctctcatcatctcccgcctcgctaCTACAACCTTCTGTTTTGTTGTCTTCCTTCTCACTTTCACACCCCTCCAAtcaatcctaaactctgctgcccgactaatccacctgtttccCCACTATTTCCCGGCGTCTCCTGTCAACCCCTTCACtggccccattacccagagactccaattCAAAACACTAActttggcatacaaagccatctacaacctgtctcctccatacatctgtgacctagactACTGGTACTTAccagcacacaacctccgatcctcacatgatctccttctctactccctacttatctcctcttcccataattGCATACAGGTTTTATCCCTCCTACTATGGAGCTCTCtactccaacatatcagactctcgctggaaaccttcaaaaggaacct
This window harbors:
- the LOC143793555 gene encoding uncharacterized protein LOC143793555; this translates as MTPRMDEDRDETTRRLFRFALEIVSLLSGEDYTIVRKTPGDGVTPIIHLQESGGRSPGPITAPPPHSLLHERNKKILELSNKMIELLSGEVPIRCQDVAVYLSMEEWEYLEGHQDRYQDVMMEELRPLTPRGNLCENNCLLLNCKKEDIRKHSNGEKFITLHGPPGLHSASLSYNSPNHEDPSPEQSRIVTTIPGDKVDTRFQCDKQLTKSSEFLAQRKHNGEKSYSCSECGKCFTIKSKFAIHERIHTGEKPFSCLDCGKAFKDKGSLIRHQRIHTGENPYSCSECGKCFRNKSSLATHEKLHTGEKPYSCSLCGKCFIQKANFVLHQRSHTGDRPYSCPECVKSFTDKGSLIKHQRIHTGEKPFSCSECEKCFENKSDLDIHQRIHTGEKPFSCFQCGRCFSNKSQLCKHQRIHTGEKPYSCSQCGKFFTVKGNLIRHQRIHTGENPYSCSECGICFRNKSHLVRHQRIHTGEKPFSCLQCGKCFTDNSQLRKHQRIHTGEKPYLCSQCEKCFIDKSSLVRHERIHTGEKPYACPECGKSFIYKSSLVAHERIHTGATRYSCSLCGKCFVNKSNLAIHERIHSRKKL